Proteins from one Coregonus clupeaformis isolate EN_2021a chromosome 25, ASM2061545v1, whole genome shotgun sequence genomic window:
- the LOC121538816 gene encoding cilia- and flagella-associated protein 99-like: MEQIVEAAGEPSSFLQWQKEMWERDLQEELAQEERWRLEGCISSEEAALARITERNQKTALLKKEETAKMMQRYANKQLQEEKEMRPGATGGRWTQKLKSS; this comes from the exons ATGGAGCAGATAGTGGAGGCGGCGGGTGAGCCCTCCTCGTTCCTGCAGTGGCAAAAGGAGATGTGGGAGCGGGACCTCCAGGAGGAGCTTGCCCAGGAGGAGCGCTGGCGTCTGGAGGGATGCATCAGTTCCGAAGAGGCCGCTCTCGCCCGCATCACGGAGCGCAACCAGAAGACTGCACTGCTAAAGAAGGAAGAG ACTGCCAAGATGATGCAGAGATACGCAAACAAGCAGTTGCAGGAGGAGAAAGAGATGAGACCTGGTGCAACAGGTGGCAGATGGACACAAAAACTCAAAAGCAGCTAA
- the LOC121539333 gene encoding receptor expression-enhancing protein 1 isoform X2, which yields MVSWIISRLVVLVFGTLYPAYSSYKAVKSKDVKEYVKWMMYWIIFALFTTMETITDIFICWVPFYYELKIAFVVWLLSPYTKGSSVLYRKFVHPTLSSKEKDIDDYLCQAKDKSYDTLVTFGRKGLNVAATAAVLAATKSQGVLSDRLRSFSMHDLSAYQSDQTEMDSGSVSTQSAAGQQRAKTMMRSKSESGYTKASS from the exons ATGGTTTCTTGGATAATCTCTAGACTTGTGGT GCTTGTATTTGGCACATTATATCCTGCATACTCCTCATACAAAGCTGTCAAGTCAAAGGATGTGAAGGAATAT GTGAAATGGATGATGTACTGGATCATATTTGCACTATTCACCACCATGGAAACCATCACAGATATATTTATCTGTTG GGTTCCTTTCTATTATGAGCTGAAGATTGCCTTTGTGGTATGGTTACTGTCTCCCTACACAAAGGGGTCCAGTGTTCTATACAGGAAGTTTGTTCACCCAACACTATCTTCAAAAGAGAAG GATATTGATGACTATCTCTGCCAAGCAAAGGACAAAAGCTACGATACTCTGGTGACTTTTGGGAGGAAAGGTTTGAATGTAGCAGCCACAGCTGCAGTCCTGGCTGCGACAAAG AGCCAAGGAGTACTGTCAGATAGACTACGAAGTTTCAGCATGCATGACTTGTCTGCCTACCAGTCCGACCAAACTGAGATGGACTCTGGATCTGTCTCCACCCAGTCTGCAGCTGGACAACAGAGGGCCAAGACCATGATGCGCAGCAAGTCAGAGAGTGGCTACACCAAGG cCTCCTCCTAG
- the LOC121539333 gene encoding receptor expression-enhancing protein 1 isoform X1, with the protein MVSWIISRLVVLVFGTLYPAYSSYKAVKSKDVKEYVKWMMYWIIFALFTTMETITDIFICWVPFYYELKIAFVVWLLSPYTKGSSVLYRKFVHPTLSSKEKDIDDYLCQAKDKSYDTLVTFGRKGLNVAATAAVLAATKSQGVLSDRLRSFSMHDLSAYQSDQTEMDSGSVSTQSAAGQQRAKTMMRSKSESGYTKGQDLDMTAYEVLRFDQCDTKELLSHPITPPKPTLPPSPSLTPQPSPPPSLAPEQTEDMGGEHQQAPHSSG; encoded by the exons ATGGTTTCTTGGATAATCTCTAGACTTGTGGT GCTTGTATTTGGCACATTATATCCTGCATACTCCTCATACAAAGCTGTCAAGTCAAAGGATGTGAAGGAATAT GTGAAATGGATGATGTACTGGATCATATTTGCACTATTCACCACCATGGAAACCATCACAGATATATTTATCTGTTG GGTTCCTTTCTATTATGAGCTGAAGATTGCCTTTGTGGTATGGTTACTGTCTCCCTACACAAAGGGGTCCAGTGTTCTATACAGGAAGTTTGTTCACCCAACACTATCTTCAAAAGAGAAG GATATTGATGACTATCTCTGCCAAGCAAAGGACAAAAGCTACGATACTCTGGTGACTTTTGGGAGGAAAGGTTTGAATGTAGCAGCCACAGCTGCAGTCCTGGCTGCGACAAAG AGCCAAGGAGTACTGTCAGATAGACTACGAAGTTTCAGCATGCATGACTTGTCTGCCTACCAGTCCGACCAAACTGAGATGGACTCTGGATCTGTCTCCACCCAGTCTGCAGCTGGACAACAGAGGGCCAAGACCATGATGCGCAGCAAGTCAGAGAGTGGCTACACCAAGG GGCAGGATTTGGATATGACTGCGTATGAGGTGTTGAGATTCGACCAGTGTGACACCAAGGAGCTGCTGTCCCACCCTATTACGCCCCCCAAACCCACactccctccttcaccctctctgaCCCCCCAGCCCTCTCCACCTCCATCCCTTGCACCAGAGCAGACTGAGGACATGGGGGGGGAACATCAACAAGCACCCCACAGCTCAGGCTGA
- the LOC121539336 gene encoding sushi, von Willebrand factor type A, EGF and pentraxin domain-containing protein 1-like isoform X2, translated as MECWGVLTAIAAACLLGVVVSQTTAPKLAPTVMNTTFIENVTETTTFSETPTFSETPTFSETPTFSEKVTATTHMILSTTSPGCSALCEACVPGSYSDNDSMLCSCCHEPGLCLFTGACLPCSRGFFQRLAGQQRCLPCSQGFYTNFTGSPVCQSCPPGSYSNNTGSDSCRSCSPGFYTSQQNATSCSPCQRGTFCSSSSCALCQICPAGTESLQAAAKECTPCRPGLHKAPRQSMCQICSSGFFQIHWGQETCNLCPENHYCPSPDVNPILCPGVAFCPEGSTAPGYCMETFFRKAGEDCELAPITIALLVIGGGVALLFVILLVLRRMRDTDGELSLARQFLLTKERPQGQYYGIPCDAEPVYAGW; from the exons ATGGAATGTTGGGGAGTTTTGACTGCGATAGCTGCCGCTTGTCTGCTAG GTGTGGTGGTGAGCCAGACTACGGCTCCGAAGCTCGCTCCTACTGTGATGAACACCACATTCATTGAGAATGTGACGGAAACAACCAC ATTCAGTGAGACCCCTACATTCAGTGAGACCCCTACATTCAGTGAGACCCCTACATTCAGTGAGAAAGTGACAGCGACCACCCATATGATCCTCAGCACCACATCCCCAGGCTGCTCTGCCCTCTGTGAGGCCTGTGTCCCAGGGTCCTACTCCGACAATG ACTCCATGCTGTGTTCCTGCTGCCATGAGCCAGGGTTGTGTCTGTTCACTGGGGCTTGCCTCCCATGTTCCAGAGGGTTCTTTCAGCGTCTGGCTGGACAACAGCGATGTCTGCCCTGCAGCCAGGGTTTTTACACCAA TTTCACCGGTAGCCCTGTGTGTCAGTCCTGCCCCCCAGGCTCCTACAGCAACAACACAGGCTCCGACTCCTGCCGAAGCTGTTCTCCCG GTTTCTATACGTCACAACAAAATGCCACATCGTGCAGTCCATGTCAACGGGGAACATTCTGCAG CTCCTCCAGTTGTGCTCTGTGTCAGATCTGTCCTGCTGGTACAGAGTCCCTGCAGGCTGCTGCCAAGGAGTGCACACCTTGTCGTCCCG GCCTGCACAAGGCTCCCCGTCAGAGTATGTGTCAAATCTGCAGCAGCGGCTTCTTCCAGATCCACTGGGGCCAGGAGACCTGTAACCTCTGCCCCGAAAACCACTACTGCCCA AGTCCAGACGTGAATCCCATCCTGTGCCCTGGCGTTGCCTTCTGTCCTGAGGGCAGCACTGCTCCAGGTTACTGCATGGAGACCTTCTTCCGCAAGGCAGGGGAGGACTGCGAGCTGGCCCCCATCACCATTGCTCTACTTGTCATTGGAGGAGGGG TGGCCCTACTCTTTGTCATCCTGCTGGTGTTGCGTCGAATGCGAGACACAGATGGAGAGCTTTCCCTCGCACGACAATTTCTGTTAACCAAAGAGAGGCCGCAAGGTCAATACTACGGGATCCCATGTGATGCCGAGCCAGTATATGCTGGTTGGTGA
- the LOC121539334 gene encoding charged multivesicular body protein 3 has translation MGLFGKTQDKPPKDLVNEWSLKIRKEMRVIDRQIRDIQREEEKVKRSIKDAAKKGHRDVCVVLAKEMIQSKRAVSKLYASKAQMNSVLLSMKNQLSVLRVAGALQKSTEVMKAMQSLVKIPEIQGTMRELSKEMMKAGIIEEMLEDTFESMEDDDEMEEAAEAEVDKILFEITAGALGKAPSKVTDALPEMEPPAAAAASEDESEEDIEEMQSRLAALRS, from the exons ATGGGACTGTTCGGAAAAACACAAGATAAACCACCAAAAGACTTG GTAAATGAATGGTCACTCAAAATCAGGAaggagatgagagtgattgacAGACAAATTCGAG ACattcagagggaggaggagaaggtaaAGAGATCCATCAAAGATGCTGCTAAAAAGGGACACAGGGACGTGTGTGTGGTTCTTGCAAAAGAGATGATACAGTCGAAGCGTGCAGTCAGCAAACTTTATGCCTCCAAAGCCCAAATGAACTCTGTACTTCTCAGCATGAAGAACCAGCTTT CTGTATTGCGTGTAGCTGGCGCCCTTCAGAAGAGCACAGAGGTCATGAAAGCCATGCAGAGCTTAGTGAAGATCCCAGAGATCCAGGGCACCATGAGGGAGCTGTCCAAGGAGATGATGAAG GCTGGTATCATAGAGGAGATGCTGGAGGATACCTTTGAAAGCATGGAGGATGATGATGAGATGGAGGAGGCAGCGGAGGCAGAAGTTGATAAGATCCTCTTTGAGATCACAGCAG GTGCCCTTGGCAAAGCGCCCAGCAAAGTCACAGATGCCCTGCCTGAAATGGAGCCTCCTGCGGCAGCCGCAGCCTCAGAGGATGAGTCGGAGGAGGACATTGAGGAGATGCAGTCTAGACTGGCAGCCTTAAGGAGCTAA
- the LOC121539336 gene encoding multiple epidermal growth factor-like domains protein 9 isoform X1, with protein MECWGVLTAIAAACLLGVVVSQTTAPKLAPTVMNTTFIENVTETTTFSETPTFSETPTFSETPTFSETPTFSETPTFSEKVTATTHMILSTTSPGCSALCEACVPGSYSDNDSMLCSCCHEPGLCLFTGACLPCSRGFFQRLAGQQRCLPCSQGFYTNFTGSPVCQSCPPGSYSNNTGSDSCRSCSPGFYTSQQNATSCSPCQRGTFCSSSSCALCQICPAGTESLQAAAKECTPCRPGLHKAPRQSMCQICSSGFFQIHWGQETCNLCPENHYCPSPDVNPILCPGVAFCPEGSTAPGYCMETFFRKAGEDCELAPITIALLVIGGGVALLFVILLVLRRMRDTDGELSLARQFLLTKERPQGQYYGIPCDAEPVYAGW; from the exons ATGGAATGTTGGGGAGTTTTGACTGCGATAGCTGCCGCTTGTCTGCTAG GTGTGGTGGTGAGCCAGACTACGGCTCCGAAGCTCGCTCCTACTGTGATGAACACCACATTCATTGAGAATGTGACGGAAACAACCACATTCAGTGAGACCCCTACATTCAGTGAGACCCCTACATTCAGTGAGACCCCTACATTCAGTGAGACCCCTACATTCAGTGAGACCCCTACATTCAGTGAGAAAGTGACAGCGACCACCCATATGATCCTCAGCACCACATCCCCAGGCTGCTCTGCCCTCTGTGAGGCCTGTGTCCCAGGGTCCTACTCCGACAATG ACTCCATGCTGTGTTCCTGCTGCCATGAGCCAGGGTTGTGTCTGTTCACTGGGGCTTGCCTCCCATGTTCCAGAGGGTTCTTTCAGCGTCTGGCTGGACAACAGCGATGTCTGCCCTGCAGCCAGGGTTTTTACACCAA TTTCACCGGTAGCCCTGTGTGTCAGTCCTGCCCCCCAGGCTCCTACAGCAACAACACAGGCTCCGACTCCTGCCGAAGCTGTTCTCCCG GTTTCTATACGTCACAACAAAATGCCACATCGTGCAGTCCATGTCAACGGGGAACATTCTGCAG CTCCTCCAGTTGTGCTCTGTGTCAGATCTGTCCTGCTGGTACAGAGTCCCTGCAGGCTGCTGCCAAGGAGTGCACACCTTGTCGTCCCG GCCTGCACAAGGCTCCCCGTCAGAGTATGTGTCAAATCTGCAGCAGCGGCTTCTTCCAGATCCACTGGGGCCAGGAGACCTGTAACCTCTGCCCCGAAAACCACTACTGCCCA AGTCCAGACGTGAATCCCATCCTGTGCCCTGGCGTTGCCTTCTGTCCTGAGGGCAGCACTGCTCCAGGTTACTGCATGGAGACCTTCTTCCGCAAGGCAGGGGAGGACTGCGAGCTGGCCCCCATCACCATTGCTCTACTTGTCATTGGAGGAGGGG TGGCCCTACTCTTTGTCATCCTGCTGGTGTTGCGTCGAATGCGAGACACAGATGGAGAGCTTTCCCTCGCACGACAATTTCTGTTAACCAAAGAGAGGCCGCAAGGTCAATACTACGGGATCCCATGTGATGCCGAGCCAGTATATGCTGGTTGGTGA
- the LOC121539335 gene encoding 39S ribosomal protein L35, mitochondrial: MAATMARNVPGLMRPLTLFARGQQICRFSTIIHRQTVQRSLLTTPTWASLSAKAFQTPKPSILQRVAPLIPSLVQQPIRNLTYISLKKGKRKSVKSVVKRFMRLHCGLWIRRKAGYKKKLWKKLPARKKRLREHVFCNKTQIKLLDKMTTKFWKRRNWFVNDPYKKYHERVNLKV, encoded by the exons ATGGCAGCCACAATGGCCAGGAACGTCCCTG GCTTGATGAGGCCGTTGACTCTGTTTGCCAGGGGGCAGCAGATATGTCGGTTCTCCACCATAATCCATCGTCAAACCGTCCAGAGGTCTCTGCTCACTACTCCTACATGGGCTTCTCTGTCTGCCAAAGCCTTCCAGACACCCAAACCGAGCATCCTGCAACG GGTTGCGCCTCTCATTCCCAGCCTGGTCCAGCAGCCAATCAGAAACCTCACGTATATCAGCCTGAAAAAGGGGAAGAGGAAGTCTGTGAAGTCAGTGGTGAAGAGGTTCATGCGGCTGCACTGTGGCCTTTGGATTAGACGCAAG GCTGGATACAAGAAAAAACTGTGGAAGAAGTTGCCTGCCAGAAAGAAGCGTTTAAGGGAGCATGTGTTTTGTAACAAAACACAGATTAAGCTCTTGGACAAAATGACCACTAAATTCTGGAAGAGGAGGAACTGGTTTGTCAATGATCCCTACAAGAAATATCATGAACGTGTCAACCTAAAAGTCTAA